In the genome of Dermacentor andersoni chromosome 3, qqDerAnde1_hic_scaffold, whole genome shotgun sequence, one region contains:
- the LOC129386193 gene encoding neprilysin-21-like, translated as MSRQQVVNDTLDSENIADFVGVKVAYDAFALLPYRERITTLVGLNISANRLFFISHCIKWCAQHSRLTSRYAPYRSRCIVPLMNMPEFSNAFGCVAGQPMNPRKKCDFWS; from the coding sequence ATGTCCCGGCAACAAGTGGTCAATGACACGCTCGACTCCGAGAACATTGCCGACTTCGTGGGCGTGAAGGTTGCGTACGATGCCTTCGCTTTGTTGCCCTACCGTGAGCGGATAACGACCTTGGTCGGCCTCAACATATCGGCGAATCGGCTCTTTTTCATCAGCCACTGTATCAAGTGGTGCGCGCAACACAGCCGACTAACGAGCCGCTATGCACCATACCGCTCCCGGTGTATAGTGCCACTGATGAATATGCCCGAGTTCTCGAATGCGTTTGGCTGCGTGGCAGGGCAGCCCATGAACCCGAGGAAGAAGTGCGACTTCTGGTCGTAA